The Kitasatospora setae KM-6054 genome contains a region encoding:
- a CDS encoding DUF4357 domain-containing protein, translating into MSLVDMPGKDHAREFYTVELVDGAAAGLRRVTRRGWTGHVLAFPRLAYREVRERGELARPGVYVLVGPNGDSLAKPHRLYIGRSDSLQTRMNGYQTAKAKDFWSYTFVLTSTGDHPLSTAVTAVLEGELIALVRRIGRAVINTNQPHPLALDPQDAHFLGEYRQHALAIMLLQGATYFDEELSAHPVPVDPAGAGPSRHTYHLKTKAKLAFASGYESSHGFTVLEGSFARREVADSMPKASLRLREQLLEEKVLVIEDDKRLRLTQAYTFTHPSPAASVMTGYSVNGVDRWKDDDGCSLADVRKAETQAATESP; encoded by the coding sequence GGGAAAGATCACGCCAGAGAGTTCTACACAGTCGAGCTGGTTGACGGTGCTGCTGCTGGGTTGCGCCGGGTCACTCGCCGGGGCTGGACCGGACATGTCTTGGCCTTTCCACGGCTGGCATACCGCGAAGTCCGCGAGCGTGGTGAGCTGGCGCGCCCTGGTGTCTACGTCCTGGTCGGTCCCAACGGCGACAGCCTCGCCAAGCCGCACCGCTTGTACATCGGCCGAAGCGATTCCCTGCAGACCCGCATGAATGGCTATCAGACGGCCAAGGCGAAGGACTTCTGGAGCTACACCTTCGTTCTGACGAGCACGGGCGACCACCCTCTCAGCACTGCGGTGACTGCTGTCCTTGAGGGAGAACTGATCGCGCTGGTCCGCAGAATCGGGCGGGCCGTCATCAACACCAACCAGCCGCATCCGCTCGCACTGGATCCGCAGGATGCCCATTTTCTGGGGGAGTACCGCCAGCACGCCCTCGCGATCATGCTGCTGCAGGGAGCCACTTACTTCGATGAGGAACTGAGTGCGCATCCTGTACCTGTGGACCCGGCCGGCGCGGGCCCTTCGCGGCACACGTACCACCTGAAGACGAAGGCGAAGCTGGCCTTTGCGAGTGGCTACGAGAGCTCGCACGGCTTCACCGTTTTGGAGGGTTCCTTCGCGCGCAGGGAGGTCGCCGACTCCATGCCCAAGGCTTCTCTCAGGCTTCGCGAACAGCTCCTGGAGGAGAAGGTGCTGGTCATTGAGGACGACAAGCGCCTGCGGTTGACACAGGCATACACCTTCACTCACCCGTCCCCGGCTGCCAGCGTGATGACGGGGTACAGCGTCAACGGGGTGGACAGATGGAAGGACGACGACGGCTGTTCCCTGGCGGACGTGCGCAAGGCTGAGACGCAGGCCGCCACCGAGAGCCCATGA
- a CDS encoding thioredoxin domain-containing protein: MPNRLADATSPYLLQHADNPVDWWEWSPEAFAEAERRGVPVLLSVGYAACHWCHVMAHESFEDEGTAGFLNERFVAVKVDREERPDVDAVYMEAVQAATGQGGWPMTVFLTPEKEPFYFGTYFPPEPRHGMPSFRQVLEGVDKAWTGRRAEVGEVAGRISRDLAERASVYAVGSGVAGVPGEGELGAAVAELAKSYDERRGGFGGAPKFPPSMVLEFLLRHHARTGSAAALRMAGRTCEAMARGGIHDQLGGGFARYAVDATWTVPHFEKMCYDNALLLRVYLHLWRATGEERARRVALSTADFLLRELRTPEGGFASALDADSLDEATGRTAEGAYYAWTPEQLERVLGAADAGYAAELFGVTANGTFEHGSSVLQLLADPEDRDRYESVRAKLFEARSHRPAPARDDKVVAAWNGLAIAALAEAGALLERPELVEAAERAADLLIAVHLTPDGRLLRTSRDGRAGANAGVLEDYADTAEGFLALYAVTGESSWLQLAGELLDLVLRHFTDEASGALYDTADDAEQLIRRPQDPTDNATPSGWTAAAGALLTYAAYTGSDRHRTAAERALGIVSTLGTRAPRFTGWGLAVAEALLDGPREVAVVGAPDDPARAALHLAALRATAPGAVVAVGEPGDTEVPLLADRPLLDGRPAAYVCRHFACERPTADAADLADRLRGGKDAAAEG, encoded by the coding sequence ATGCCGAACCGTCTCGCGGACGCGACCTCGCCGTACCTGCTTCAGCACGCCGACAACCCCGTCGACTGGTGGGAGTGGTCACCGGAGGCGTTCGCGGAGGCGGAGCGGCGGGGGGTGCCGGTGCTGCTGTCCGTGGGGTACGCGGCGTGTCACTGGTGCCACGTGATGGCGCACGAGTCGTTCGAGGACGAGGGGACGGCGGGGTTCCTGAACGAGCGGTTCGTGGCGGTGAAGGTCGACCGGGAGGAGCGGCCGGACGTCGACGCGGTGTACATGGAGGCCGTGCAGGCGGCGACGGGGCAGGGCGGGTGGCCGATGACGGTGTTCCTGACGCCGGAGAAGGAGCCGTTCTACTTCGGGACGTACTTCCCGCCGGAGCCGAGGCACGGGATGCCCTCGTTCCGGCAGGTGCTGGAGGGGGTGGACAAGGCGTGGACGGGGCGGCGGGCCGAGGTCGGGGAGGTGGCGGGGCGGATCAGTCGGGACCTGGCGGAGCGGGCCTCGGTGTACGCGGTGGGGAGCGGGGTCGCCGGGGTGCCGGGGGAGGGTGAACTGGGCGCGGCTGTCGCGGAGTTGGCGAAGTCGTACGACGAGCGGCGGGGCGGGTTCGGCGGGGCGCCGAAGTTCCCGCCGTCGATGGTGCTGGAGTTCCTGCTGCGGCACCACGCGCGGACCGGGTCGGCGGCGGCGCTGCGGATGGCCGGGCGGACCTGCGAGGCGATGGCGCGCGGCGGGATCCACGACCAGCTCGGCGGCGGCTTCGCCCGGTACGCGGTGGACGCGACCTGGACGGTGCCGCACTTCGAGAAAATGTGTTACGACAACGCGCTGCTGCTGCGGGTCTACCTGCACCTGTGGCGGGCCACCGGGGAGGAGCGGGCCCGCCGCGTCGCGCTGAGCACCGCCGACTTCCTGCTGCGCGAACTGCGCACCCCCGAGGGCGGGTTCGCCTCCGCGCTGGACGCCGACTCGCTGGACGAGGCGACCGGGAGGACCGCCGAGGGCGCCTACTACGCGTGGACGCCCGAGCAGTTGGAGCGGGTGCTCGGGGCGGCGGACGCCGGCTACGCGGCCGAGCTGTTCGGCGTCACCGCCAACGGCACGTTCGAGCACGGCAGTTCGGTGCTGCAACTGCTCGCCGACCCGGAGGACCGGGACCGGTACGAGAGCGTCCGGGCGAAGCTGTTCGAGGCGCGCTCGCACCGGCCCGCCCCCGCCCGGGACGACAAGGTGGTGGCGGCCTGGAACGGCCTGGCGATCGCCGCGCTCGCCGAGGCCGGCGCGCTGCTGGAGCGCCCCGAGCTGGTCGAGGCCGCCGAGCGGGCCGCCGACCTGCTGATCGCCGTCCACCTCACCCCGGACGGGCGGCTGCTGCGCACCTCGCGGGACGGCCGGGCCGGCGCCAACGCGGGCGTGCTGGAGGACTACGCGGACACCGCCGAGGGCTTCCTCGCGCTGTACGCCGTCACCGGGGAGAGCTCCTGGCTGCAACTGGCCGGCGAACTGCTCGACCTGGTGCTGCGGCACTTCACCGACGAGGCGTCCGGCGCGCTGTACGACACCGCGGACGACGCCGAGCAGCTGATCCGCCGCCCGCAGGACCCCACCGACAACGCCACCCCGTCCGGCTGGACCGCCGCCGCCGGCGCCCTGCTCACGTACGCCGCCTACACCGGCTCGGACCGCCACCGCACCGCCGCCGAACGGGCGCTCGGCATCGTCTCGACCCTCGGCACCCGCGCCCCCCGGTTCACCGGCTGGGGCCTGGCCGTCGCCGAGGCGCTGCTCGACGGCCCCCGCGAGGTCGCCGTCGTCGGCGCCCCCGACGACCCCGCCCGCGCCGCGCTGCACCTGGCCGCGCTGCGGGCCACCGCGCCCGGCGCGGTGGTCGCCGTCGGCGAGCCCGGCGACACCGAGGTGCCGCTGCTCGCCGACCGCCCGCTGCTGGACGGCCGTCCCGCCGCCTACGTCTGCCGGCACTTCGCCTGCGAGCGCCCGACCGCGGACGCCGCCGACCTGGCCGACCGGCTGCGCGGCGGGAAGGACGCGGCGGCCGAGGGATAA
- a CDS encoding GNAT family N-acetyltransferase: MVWTLTTSLDEFRAAAGEFLAADPAENTVLLTIVDRVERDGPLVYGDTPPRYGWWREPDGTVTGATLRTPPYGQRLGRMTTDAAGELARLLATEPGPGPAPGQPGQPGQPGELGDVGGGREVALAFAAAWERQTGRGWFIESDERLYRLGELTPPPAPPAGRSRLASAADRELLGRWLAAFCVEAGVRGPDDPLLEADQRIAAGTLLLWEDADGRVVSMAGASPAVAGMSRIGPVYTPRERRGRGYASALTAAASAHARAGGAAEVLLYTDLANPTSNAIYQRIGYVPVGDSAHVAFR, from the coding sequence ATGGTCTGGACCCTCACCACCTCGCTGGACGAATTCCGCGCCGCGGCGGGCGAGTTCCTCGCGGCCGACCCCGCCGAGAACACCGTGCTGCTCACCATCGTCGACCGCGTCGAACGGGACGGCCCGCTCGTCTACGGCGACACCCCGCCGCGCTACGGCTGGTGGCGCGAGCCGGACGGCACCGTCACCGGCGCCACCCTGCGCACCCCGCCGTACGGGCAGCGCCTCGGGCGGATGACCACCGACGCGGCCGGAGAGCTGGCCCGGCTGCTCGCCACCGAGCCCGGGCCTGGGCCCGCGCCCGGTCAGCCCGGTCAGCCCGGTCAGCCCGGGGAGCTCGGGGACGTCGGCGGCGGGCGGGAGGTCGCGCTGGCCTTCGCGGCCGCCTGGGAGCGGCAGACCGGCCGCGGGTGGTTCATCGAGTCGGACGAACGGCTGTACCGGCTCGGCGAGTTGACGCCCCCGCCGGCGCCGCCCGCCGGGCGGTCCAGGCTGGCCTCGGCGGCCGACCGGGAACTGCTCGGCCGCTGGCTCGCCGCCTTCTGCGTCGAGGCCGGGGTGCGCGGCCCCGACGACCCGCTGCTCGAAGCCGACCAGCGGATCGCCGCCGGCACCCTGCTGCTCTGGGAGGACGCGGACGGACGGGTCGTCTCGATGGCCGGCGCGAGCCCGGCCGTCGCCGGGATGTCCCGGATCGGGCCGGTCTACACGCCCCGGGAGCGGCGCGGCCGCGGCTACGCCAGCGCGCTGACGGCCGCGGCCTCCGCCCACGCGCGGGCCGGCGGCGCGGCGGAGGTGCTGCTCTACACCGACCTGGCCAACCCCACCAGCAACGCGATCTACCAGCGGATCGGGTACGTCCCGGTGGGGGACTCGGCGCACGTGGCCTTCCGGTAG
- a CDS encoding MarR family winged helix-turn-helix transcriptional regulator, translated as MSTDREQPWHGEDTPGDAHDPGTPGGDPGTPGGGRPGGGAAFLLAQLGAYAAERFAQRIAELDLTPAQAGLLRLLVQQPGRSQRELADALGMPPSRFVPFADGLEQRGLIERRRNTEDRRLYALHLTDRGLALLGRLRDTALTHERDLTQALTPEEHARLTALLTRVAAQQGLTPGIHPGYRRA; from the coding sequence ATGAGTACGGATCGCGAGCAGCCCTGGCACGGCGAAGACACCCCCGGCGACGCCCACGACCCCGGCACCCCCGGCGGCGATCCCGGCACCCCCGGCGGCGGTCGGCCCGGTGGCGGCGCCGCCTTCCTGCTCGCCCAGCTCGGCGCGTACGCCGCCGAGCGCTTCGCCCAGCGGATCGCCGAACTCGACCTCACCCCCGCCCAGGCCGGCCTGCTCCGCCTGCTCGTCCAGCAGCCGGGCCGCAGCCAGCGCGAACTCGCCGACGCCCTGGGCATGCCGCCCAGCCGCTTCGTCCCCTTCGCCGACGGACTGGAGCAGCGCGGCCTGATCGAACGCCGCCGCAACACCGAGGACCGCCGCCTCTACGCCCTGCACCTCACCGACCGGGGCCTGGCCCTGCTCGGCCGCCTCCGCGACACCGCCCTCACCCACGAACGGGACCTCACCCAGGCCCTCACCCCCGAGGAGCACGCCCGGCTCACCGCCCTGCTCACCCGGGTCGCCGCCCAGCAGGGCCTCACCCCGGGCATCCACCCGGGCTACCGGCGGGCATGA
- a CDS encoding SDR family NAD(P)-dependent oxidoreductase, with protein sequence MTGSYPELAGRTAVITGGSRGIGAHTARAFAAQGASVCVVGRDEAALAGVVAEITAAGGTALAAPADVTDAAALDGVRAAVAERFGPVDVLAAFAGGQGFPVPSAELTEQRWREVLDSDLTSVFLTVRAFLPGLLERGAGTVLTMSSAAGRQPSGANLAYGVANAGVVMLTRQLATELGPHGIRVNCLAPSAILTERVTARMPAEVRAKVAATHPLGRLGTPADVADAALFLASDGAGWLTGLTVDVAGGRITN encoded by the coding sequence ATGACCGGGAGCTACCCGGAGCTGGCCGGCCGCACGGCCGTGATCACCGGCGGTTCGCGCGGGATCGGCGCGCACACCGCCAGGGCGTTCGCCGCGCAGGGCGCGTCGGTCTGCGTGGTCGGGCGGGACGAGGCGGCGCTGGCCGGCGTGGTCGCGGAGATCACCGCCGCGGGCGGCACCGCGCTGGCCGCCCCGGCCGACGTGACCGACGCCGCCGCGCTGGACGGGGTCCGGGCGGCCGTCGCCGAGCGGTTCGGGCCGGTGGACGTGCTGGCCGCGTTCGCCGGCGGCCAGGGCTTCCCGGTGCCGAGCGCCGAGCTCACCGAGCAGCGCTGGCGCGAGGTGCTGGACTCCGACCTGACCTCGGTGTTCCTCACCGTCCGGGCCTTCCTGCCCGGCCTGCTGGAGCGCGGCGCGGGCACCGTCCTGACCATGTCCTCGGCGGCCGGTCGGCAGCCCAGCGGCGCCAACCTGGCGTACGGGGTGGCCAACGCGGGCGTGGTGATGCTGACCAGGCAGCTGGCCACCGAGCTCGGGCCGCACGGCATCCGGGTCAACTGCCTGGCCCCGTCCGCGATCCTGACCGAGCGGGTGACGGCCCGGATGCCCGCCGAGGTGCGGGCCAAGGTCGCCGCGACCCACCCGCTGGGCCGGCTCGGCACCCCGGCGGACGTCGCGGACGCCGCGCTGTTCCTGGCCTCCGACGGCGCGGGCTGGCTGACCGGCCTGACCGTCGACGTCGCGGGCGGCCGGATCACCAACTAG
- a CDS encoding papain-like cysteine protease family protein, translating to MPHLPIRLRRTVAALALGVLAPALSVAATTPAQAAPDTAARHEAAAAAPAAAQAPALAPALAGTARTLNITMQAQQQSNWCWAASGNTIATYYGYSYSQNQFCNLAFGRSVNSSCPNSQASLAEVQNALYRIGISSGSYVSGYLRYTTVQGEIDAGRPVETRIQWSSGGGHMNVLYGYDLSNNWLYWGDPWPSNYRYNWGDYNYYVSNGSFSWTHSLYRIGA from the coding sequence ATGCCACACCTCCCGATCCGGCTCCGCCGGACGGTCGCCGCACTCGCCCTGGGCGTCCTCGCCCCGGCGCTGAGCGTGGCCGCCACCACCCCCGCCCAGGCGGCCCCCGACACCGCCGCCCGGCACGAGGCCGCCGCGGCCGCCCCCGCCGCGGCGCAGGCCCCGGCGCTGGCCCCGGCGCTGGCCGGCACCGCGCGGACCCTGAACATCACCATGCAGGCCCAGCAGCAGAGCAACTGGTGCTGGGCGGCGAGCGGCAACACCATCGCCACCTACTACGGCTACAGCTACAGCCAGAACCAGTTCTGCAACCTCGCGTTCGGCCGCTCGGTCAACTCCAGCTGCCCCAACAGCCAGGCCAGCCTCGCCGAGGTGCAGAACGCGCTGTACCGGATCGGCATCAGCAGCGGCTCGTACGTCAGCGGCTACCTGCGCTACACCACCGTGCAGGGCGAGATCGACGCCGGCCGGCCGGTCGAGACCCGGATCCAGTGGAGCTCCGGCGGCGGCCACATGAACGTCCTCTACGGCTACGACCTCAGCAACAACTGGCTGTACTGGGGCGACCCCTGGCCGTCCAACTACCGCTACAACTGGGGCGACTACAACTACTACGTGAGCAACGGGTCGTTCTCCTGGACCCACTCCCTGTACCGGATCGGCGCGTGA
- a CDS encoding GlxA family transcriptional regulator, producing the protein MATSPTSAPHRVAVLALDGVYPFELGIPRRVFGSTDGLYELATCTVDGRPVRTDADFALTPDHGPEVLADADTVVIPPFGPIPDTAEPDPAASAALALVRPGTRLVSICTGAFVLAAAGLLDDRPATTHWALADRFRTLFPRVRLDPDVLFVDDGDILTSAGAAAGVDLFLHLLRADHGADAANRAARICVVPPWRDGGQAQYIERPVPAPGTTGTAPTRAWALARLHLPHTLAALAAHAAMSPRTFARRFHEETGQSPGRWLTQQRVALARQLLEATDLSIDQIATRVGFANPVSLRQHLHTAIGVSPLAYRRTFAGKR; encoded by the coding sequence GTGGCCACCAGCCCGACGTCCGCCCCGCACCGGGTCGCCGTGCTCGCCCTGGACGGCGTGTACCCGTTCGAACTCGGCATCCCCCGGCGGGTTTTCGGCTCCACCGACGGCCTGTACGAGCTGGCCACCTGCACCGTCGACGGCCGGCCGGTCCGCACCGACGCCGACTTCGCGCTCACCCCCGACCACGGGCCCGAGGTCCTGGCCGACGCCGACACGGTGGTGATCCCGCCGTTCGGGCCGATCCCCGACACCGCCGAACCCGACCCGGCGGCCAGCGCCGCGCTCGCCCTGGTCCGGCCCGGCACCCGGCTGGTCTCGATCTGCACCGGCGCCTTCGTGCTCGCCGCGGCCGGCCTCCTCGACGACCGCCCCGCCACCACCCACTGGGCGCTCGCCGACCGCTTCCGCACGCTCTTCCCGCGCGTCCGGCTCGACCCCGACGTGCTGTTCGTCGACGACGGCGACATCCTCACCTCGGCCGGCGCCGCCGCCGGCGTCGACCTCTTCCTCCACCTGCTGCGCGCCGACCACGGCGCCGACGCCGCCAACCGGGCCGCCCGGATCTGCGTCGTCCCGCCCTGGCGCGACGGCGGCCAGGCCCAGTACATCGAACGCCCCGTCCCCGCCCCCGGCACCACCGGCACCGCCCCCACCCGCGCCTGGGCCCTCGCCCGGCTGCACCTCCCGCACACCCTCGCCGCACTCGCCGCCCACGCCGCGATGAGCCCCCGCACCTTCGCCCGCCGCTTCCACGAGGAGACCGGCCAGAGCCCCGGCCGCTGGCTCACCCAGCAGCGCGTCGCCCTGGCCCGGCAGCTCCTCGAAGCGACCGACCTCAGCATCGACCAGATCGCCACCCGCGTCGGCTTCGCCAACCCCGTCTCGCTCCGCCAGCACCTGCACACCGCGATCGGGGTCTCCCCGCTCGCCTACCGCCGCACCTTCGCGGGCAAGCGGTAG
- a CDS encoding NADP-dependent oxidoreductase — protein sequence MSDETIHQPTRATTHQPTYQPTRETTGQATATMRAVGQDALGGPEVLRVVELPRPVPGPSQLLVRVRAAGLNPTDWRHRAAKIFLPDPPFVLGWDVAGTVEAVGIGVTLFAPGDEVFGMLPYPHGVGSHAEYAVGPARAFVRRPDAVDVVQAGALPLAALTAWQALVDTARVRPGDRVLVHAAAGGVGHLAVQIAKARGAYVIGTASAGKHAFLRGIGVDEPVDYQAVDFAEAVRDVDVVLDTIGGDYQLRSLRTLRRGGLLVSIRPVPAEGLAEAAERLGVRTAMLLVEADQEGMRGVADLAERGLLRAEIAGTFALADAARAHAVGDGGRVTGKLVLLAD from the coding sequence ATGAGCGACGAGACGATCCACCAGCCGACCCGCGCGACGACCCACCAGCCGACCTACCAGCCGACCCGCGAGACGACCGGCCAGGCCACGGCCACCATGCGCGCGGTCGGCCAGGACGCCCTCGGCGGCCCCGAGGTGCTGCGGGTGGTGGAGCTGCCCCGGCCGGTGCCGGGCCCGAGCCAGCTGCTGGTGCGGGTGCGCGCGGCGGGGCTGAACCCGACCGACTGGCGGCACCGCGCCGCGAAGATCTTCCTGCCCGACCCCCCGTTCGTGCTCGGCTGGGACGTGGCCGGCACGGTCGAGGCGGTCGGCATCGGCGTCACCCTGTTCGCGCCCGGCGACGAGGTGTTCGGCATGCTGCCCTACCCGCACGGCGTCGGCTCGCACGCCGAGTACGCGGTCGGCCCGGCCCGGGCGTTCGTCCGCCGCCCCGACGCGGTGGACGTGGTGCAGGCGGGCGCGCTGCCGCTGGCCGCGCTGACGGCCTGGCAGGCGCTGGTCGACACCGCGCGGGTCCGGCCTGGTGACCGGGTGCTGGTGCACGCCGCCGCCGGCGGGGTCGGCCACCTCGCGGTGCAGATCGCCAAGGCCCGCGGCGCGTACGTGATCGGCACCGCCAGCGCGGGCAAGCACGCGTTCCTGCGCGGCATCGGGGTGGACGAGCCGGTCGACTACCAGGCGGTGGACTTCGCCGAGGCGGTCCGCGACGTCGACGTCGTGCTGGACACCATCGGCGGCGACTACCAGCTGCGCTCGCTGCGCACCCTGCGCCGGGGCGGCCTGCTGGTGTCGATCCGGCCGGTCCCGGCCGAGGGCCTGGCCGAGGCGGCGGAGCGGCTCGGCGTGCGGACGGCGATGCTGCTGGTCGAGGCCGACCAGGAGGGCATGCGGGGCGTCGCCGACCTCGCCGAGCGCGGGCTGCTGCGGGCCGAGATCGCCGGGACGTTCGCGCTGGCCGACGCCGCGCGGGCGCACGCGGTGGGCGACGGCGGCCGGGTCACCGGCAAGCTGGTGCTGCTCGCCGACTGA
- a CDS encoding TetR family transcriptional regulator, which yields MTTPRSPRPRPSDPAPSSLEELVEAPLSLRERKKLKTRQSLRREAMRLFAEQGWEATTVDQIAAAAEVSPSTFFRYFPTKEDLLLTDEYDPLMAEAIRARPADEPFLVSARTVLVGLVRRIAAVERDELYRRMRLATSVPSVRARMLEGSGQPRGLLLDLLTERAGLAAPTLELRITAAAVSAALTETSLHWADGGAREDLADLLDRSLLHLQELGSR from the coding sequence ATGACCACCCCGCGCAGCCCCCGGCCCCGCCCGTCCGACCCGGCCCCCTCCTCGCTGGAGGAGCTGGTCGAGGCCCCGCTGTCGCTGCGCGAGCGCAAGAAGCTGAAGACCCGCCAGTCGCTGCGCCGGGAGGCGATGCGGCTGTTCGCCGAGCAGGGCTGGGAGGCCACCACCGTCGACCAGATCGCGGCCGCGGCGGAGGTCTCCCCGTCCACCTTCTTCCGGTACTTCCCGACCAAGGAGGACCTGCTGCTCACCGACGAGTACGACCCGCTGATGGCCGAGGCGATCCGGGCCCGGCCGGCGGACGAGCCGTTCCTGGTCTCGGCCCGGACGGTGCTGGTCGGGCTGGTGCGCCGGATCGCCGCGGTGGAGCGCGACGAGCTGTACCGGCGGATGCGGCTGGCGACGTCCGTGCCGTCCGTCCGGGCCCGGATGCTGGAGGGCTCCGGGCAGCCGCGCGGCCTGCTGCTCGACCTGCTCACCGAACGGGCCGGCCTGGCCGCCCCGACCCTCGAACTGCGGATCACCGCCGCCGCGGTCTCCGCCGCCCTCACCGAGACCTCGCTGCACTGGGCCGACGGCGGCGCCCGCGAGGACCTCGCCGACCTGCTCGACCGCTCGCTGCTGCACCTGCAGGAACTCGGCTCCCGCTGA
- a CDS encoding MFS transporter, translated as MSASPPATPSPPATPSTPSAPHPRRWIALVAVALSTLVIGFDTTVLNTALPDLARQLEASTGQQQWIVDAYTVVFAAALLPAGLLGDRFGRRRTLVLGLGLFGAASLLGTLAGGPAQLIAARAAMGLAAAFVMPMSMAVVPAVFPPAEQRRATALLTTMTAVGVPLGPIVGGLLLRHFRWNAVFLVNVPLVLLAAAACLLLLPESADPAAPRLDPLAAALAALGLSALTWGVIEGGDLGWADARVLAALAGSVLALAWLVRRSRRHPHPMLDLRLLAQPVFRWCAVAVTLVSVVLLGGFFVLPAYFQSVLGTDALGSGLRLMPMMGGLLIASRAGERLVRRSSPRAVIAAGLALTGAALLLGSRTSAGDGYGWTALWLVPFGTGLGLVLITATASALLLLPAAKAGVGSGLLQTLRQVGGAVGVAAFGALLAAGYRAELDVSGLADPAARPARGSVTAADAVAARLGDPALAASAHAAYLHGMTLVLLVAGIVAVLSAALVAARMPGTDPAPADPADPAGPVPAPVPAGSGGPVRPVARAAGDPGESSA; from the coding sequence ATGTCCGCGTCCCCACCGGCCACCCCGTCCCCACCGGCCACGCCGTCCACGCCGTCCGCCCCGCACCCCCGGCGCTGGATCGCGCTGGTCGCGGTCGCGCTGAGCACGCTGGTGATCGGCTTCGACACCACCGTGCTGAACACCGCCCTGCCCGACCTGGCCCGGCAGTTGGAGGCGAGCACCGGGCAGCAGCAGTGGATCGTCGACGCCTACACGGTGGTGTTCGCCGCCGCCCTGCTGCCCGCCGGACTGCTCGGCGACCGGTTCGGCCGCCGCCGCACCCTGGTGCTCGGGCTCGGCCTGTTCGGCGCGGCCTCGCTGCTCGGCACCCTGGCCGGCGGGCCCGCCCAACTGATCGCCGCCCGGGCCGCGATGGGGCTGGCCGCCGCGTTCGTGATGCCGATGTCGATGGCGGTGGTCCCCGCCGTCTTCCCGCCCGCCGAACAGCGCCGCGCCACCGCCCTGCTGACCACCATGACCGCGGTCGGCGTGCCGCTCGGCCCGATCGTCGGCGGGCTGCTGCTGCGGCACTTCCGGTGGAACGCGGTCTTCCTGGTGAACGTGCCGCTGGTGCTGCTCGCCGCGGCCGCCTGCCTGCTGCTGCTCCCGGAGTCCGCCGACCCGGCCGCGCCCCGGCTCGACCCGCTCGCCGCCGCCCTCGCCGCGCTCGGCCTGTCCGCGCTGACCTGGGGCGTCATCGAGGGCGGCGACCTCGGCTGGGCGGACGCCCGGGTGCTCGCCGCGCTGGCCGGCTCGGTCCTCGCACTGGCCTGGCTGGTCCGGCGCAGCCGCCGCCACCCGCACCCGATGCTCGACCTGCGGCTGCTCGCCCAACCGGTGTTCCGCTGGTGCGCCGTCGCCGTCACCCTGGTCTCGGTGGTGCTGCTCGGCGGCTTCTTCGTGCTGCCCGCCTACTTCCAGAGCGTGCTGGGCACCGACGCGCTCGGCAGCGGACTGCGCCTGATGCCGATGATGGGCGGCCTGCTGATCGCCTCCCGGGCCGGCGAACGGCTGGTGCGCCGTTCCTCGCCGCGCGCGGTGATCGCCGCCGGCCTGGCCCTGACCGGGGCGGCCCTGCTGCTGGGCAGCCGCACCTCGGCCGGCGACGGCTACGGGTGGACGGCGCTGTGGCTGGTGCCGTTCGGCACCGGACTCGGCCTGGTGCTGATCACCGCGACCGCCTCCGCGCTGCTGCTGCTGCCCGCCGCCAAGGCCGGGGTCGGCTCCGGGCTGCTGCAGACCCTGCGGCAGGTCGGCGGCGCGGTCGGCGTCGCCGCCTTCGGCGCCCTGCTGGCCGCCGGCTACCGCGCCGAGCTGGACGTCTCCGGCCTCGCCGACCCGGCCGCGCGGCCGGCCCGCGGCTCGGTGACCGCCGCCGACGCGGTCGCCGCCCGGCTCGGCGACCCGGCGCTGGCCGCGTCCGCGCACGCCGCCTACCTGCACGGCATGACGCTGGTGCTGCTGGTCGCCGGGATCGTCGCGGTGCTCTCCGCCGCCTTGGTCGCGGCCCGGATGCCCGGCACCGACCCGGCGCCCGCCGACCCCGCCGACCCCGCCGGCCCGGTGCCCGCGCCGGTGCCGGCCGGCTCCGGCGGGCCGGTGCGGCCGGTGGCCCGGGCGGCGGGTGATCCCGGAGAATCGTCGGCATGA